The Deinococcus aerophilus genome window below encodes:
- a CDS encoding cold-shock protein encodes MATGKVKWFNAEKGFGFIETPGSPDVFAHFSAIQSSGFKKLNEGDEVEFEVEEGQRGKGPQAKNIVVTKAAPAPAFGDRPRRDDRW; translated from the coding sequence ATGGCTACAGGTAAAGTGAAATGGTTTAACGCAGAAAAGGGCTTTGGCTTCATCGAAACGCCCGGCAGCCCTGACGTCTTCGCGCACTTCAGCGCGATCCAGAGCAGTGGCTTCAAGAAGCTGAACGAAGGCGACGAAGTGGAATTCGAAGTCGAAGAAGGTCAGCGCGGCAAGGGCCCCCAGGCCAAGAACATCGTGGTCACGAAGGCTGCACCTGCACCTGCGTTCGGCGACCGCCCTCGCCGCGACGACCGCTGGTAA